The Hippoglossus hippoglossus isolate fHipHip1 chromosome 24, fHipHip1.pri, whole genome shotgun sequence genomic interval TAAatgctaccccccccccccccaatgaaTGCCCCCTGTTTTAATGAGCTGCAGTGCAACAGAAATGGAGAAAGTGTGAATGTAAATCTGCCTCCCCCTTGATTTCAGCGAGGGGCTTGATCCACTGATGCCAGGAGCAGGCTGCAGGTGAGAGCTCTCAGGATGAGTGGGGCTGCAGAGCACGCTGACATCCTGTCAGTGGCAGACGTGGTCAGAGACAGATGGAAAGTGGTGAGTGGCTTTTTCAAAAACACTCGTAGTTAAATCACAGCTTTCCTCTAAATCTGAGCTTTTGTGGGGCCAATTTCAACAACAATGGACGATCTCTTCTCCCCACCAGGCGAGGAAGATAGGTGGAGGGGGGTTCGGGGAGATCTACGAGGTGTTGGATCAGCTGAGCCAGGCCACGGTCGCCTTGAAGGTGGAGTCGGCTCAGCAGCCCAAACAGGTGCTGAAGATGGAGGTGGCCGTGCTGAAGAAGCTGCAGGGTGAGTGGTGCCTGTCGACTTCCACGTCCTGACTCACTTGGTTCAGTTACACTCCTCCAAAAAGGCATTAGAGAGGAGGCATTCATATGTTTGCCTGCCCTCCATGAGTAGTGTCTGATTACAAGGTGTTactgtgtctgtcagcagaCGTTATACATCTGTACACTAAAAGCAGGATTGCTGTGTCAGTGGATTCTGCTGCAGGAGGCTCCTCAGTCCTTTTTGTTACGGTATCCGTCAGCACCATTAGTGCAAGCTGCCGTAGCTATAGGAAGCTCATCAACTCAGAATGAGCAAgtgaaatcaaatatttaagaTAATTTATACCTGAACTTCCCACCACTTATCTGGCTAATTATCCTTGTTCCTAAATTATTGTTGTATGCAGCTGTGAATTACCTATAAAGACGTGACATTaatgcaaataaatataaagaaattaatGTTCTTAATGAGTAATTGCAGGTTTTATTGTCTGTAAGTTAATTTTTGGGACACTGCAGAAACTCTGAATAAAATACTCGCCATTTACTGCTGAACAGGAgctttcatgtttcatttcctGTAATAAGATGCAAGTAGTGGTCGTCTACTAATGCTAAAATGTCCAATCAGCGGTTTTATTATTTCTCATAATGACAATTTATTACagttaattatattaattataacCAGGATATGacatttgtataaatatatctatCCTTAATATTTGTGTCTGTAACAGTCACAATTGTAGGTGCAGAGAATGTGCATTTATGGGGAGTAGAGGCTTCACAAGGCCAGTAGAAGTAGTGATCAACTTATCTACTTATTATATGTtgacatgtatatatacatttctTTGACAGGCAAAGACCACGTGTGTCGCTTCGTTGGCTGTGGCAGAAATGATCGCTTCAACTatgtggtgatggaacttcagGTACGATTTTTCACGGGGAAATGCTGGTTGAGTATTTCATTTACGTCTGATACCGTATGACCCATCATGCAACACTTGATTTCCTGTGTAAAGGGGAGGAACCTGGCAGATCTACGCAGGACCATGAGCCGCGGCACCTTCTCTGTCTCCACCACCTTGAGACTCGGCAGGCAGATTCTAGAGGCCATCGAGAGCATCCATTCTGTCGGCTTCCTGCACCGTGACATTAAACCAGTGAGTAGACCTGAAACATTTGGTGGTTTGAGAATGTGTTGCCGTTGTGCGTTCGCtgacttgtttgtgtttatcgCTGTCCAGTCTAACTTTGCTATGGGAAGACTAGCCAGTACCTGCAGATGCTGCTACATGCTTGACTTTGGTTTGGCCCGTCAGTTCACCAACTCCAGCCAGGAAGTCCGTCCAGTAAGTACCGCGTGCCAGCTTCCTGAAAGCATTGTTTTATCGTCTTCCATTACGTATCCTCAGAAAATGTGACATCAATATTTATGTAGCTTAAATGGAAAGGTAGCTTAAATATTTATGAAAGTTTGCTCTTAGTTCACAAGGAAGTCATACAGGGGATAGGGtgtatttaaattaaaagtaaaaggcATTCAAATTTACATTTCACACTATATTCAAATTACACATATCCAGTGAGTGCCACGTGACCCTGATGTGACATAAATATGCAAACATCCCAAAATAATGAAACGCATGAAACTCCCCATCAGTCAggattgttgtttgtgtttcactctctcttttctattcTACCTCATCTTTCAGCCTCGTCCTGTGGCAGGATTTCGAGGAACTGTGCGATATGCATCAATCAATGCTCATAAGAATAAGGTGAGTACAGACCAAAGACACACTCTCACAGCAGTCTGGGTTTTCATTCAATTCGAATTTACTAACCCTCGTGTGTCCGAATCTGCAGGAAATGGGTCGGCATGACGACCTGTGGTCCCTCTTCTACATGCTGGTTGAATTCATGGTCGGTCAGCTTCCATGGAGGAAAATCAAAGACAAAGTATGTGCCTCTATGATGCTATATGCTCTGtagatttttatttacagaatgtgtgcgtgtataaactgaattttttttatttcccctctgCTCTCAGGAACAAGTAGGAAATCTTAAAGAGACGTACGACCACCGACTCATGCTTAAGCACCTTCCCTCAGAGTTCACTGCTTTCCTGGATCATATCTTGACCTTGGACTATTTCACTAAGCCCGACTATCAAGTAAGCAAATTCTTGTAGGTGTTATGTTGCACACACTGTTTATTCCTCTCCAGCCGTCAAATGCTGAGCCCTGtggttgtctgtttttgtctgcgACAGCTTCTGATGTCAATTTTTGACAACGCTATGAAGAGCCACAACGTGCTGGAGAATGACCCGTACGACTGGGAGAAATGTGATTCGGGGGATATGCTGTCCATCACTGGCACAGCAACCACCGCTCAGCAGCTCACTCGTCTAACACCAGCGTACATGGGGTACTTGCAGCTAAAGAAAACTATTCACTATATCGTGTTTCAATTGcattatatttattaacttCACATACTGCAGGGcgtgttttttaatatatatcttCAGCTTTTTTTTAGAACAGAAATCTGCACAGTCAGAGATCCCAGAGAAATCACTGCTCGATATTGTGCTGTGAAAACCAGCAGGGTgaccttctctctcctccacagcaTGGCCAATGCCTCAGTGCTGCCAGGCGAGCTGCAGCGGGAGAACACAGAGGATGTCCTACTAGGGGAACGCCTCAGTGATGCTGACAACTGTCCCCCCATCCCCACACCGACCACCCCTGGTGCAGACGTGTGGGAAGAGATGGACCGGAACCTAAACCATAAACATGCCCAGCAGATCATCAGGAAGGTCAGAGCAATGTACTTTACTTTAACATTAGGTAGAATGTTCCTACCCTGAGAGTGATCACTATATAAATCTAAATTCAAGGCTCTGTTCACCTTGCATAGGGATATGATAATAGCTAAGATCCCATTCATCTCTGTCCTTGACTACAAATGTACTAGCAGCTTATCCACTGTCACCTActgttttagtagtttttgtgccTTTATGCATTTTCCTCAGGTGGTGAGTGAGGACGAACACAGTCAGAACCAAGGGAACCAGAGTCCCAACACCGGTTCTGTACAGAGTTCTCCTCGACGGGTACGATCGGAAACCATGTTCCTGGAACGAGCGGCACCGCTTCTACGGCGGATAAGACACAGTCAGAGCTTGGCGTTCGAAAAGAGGCTCGCACCCGAACCCAAGCCTACGATTGAACGCTTCCTCGAGGCCTAGTTAGTACTCGAGACACATCGAATTACAACAATATAGACAAAACAGACAGAATCTCACAGTAATGCCTATAATGTATTCTTTCAGCCTCGGCAAGCAGCGATCGTCCCTTTCTCAAGTTGGAGAGAAATCTATCCCTGAGCAGCCACACAGGCAGCAGACGCCCGAGGAACACTCTGGCACAGGGACCCCCGACCCAGAGGAGGGCGCAGCGAGCAGTGGCTTTGTGGCCGTGAACCTCAGTCCTGTGCCCCAGGAGGGAGACTCTCAGGAGTGGGTgatgctggagctggagcaagGCAGCGGAAGCAGACCTTCAGCAGAAGCGCCGCATGAGGACAAGTCCGCCGAGACTAAGAACCAGGATGGCCAGTCCGCTGCAGTGCCGACCAGCCCCGTCCTGTCTCAGATGGCCATGCCTGGCACATGGCTACTGGGCCACAGGAGGCTGCCAGGCATGCTGGGACAAATGCCTTCAGTCATCATGGGAAGACCTCAGATGGACCAGGTAGGACTGATGAAGCGTTTTGTTTTACAATTACCTGAgagcaaataaaataatatttttgacaTATCATTCGACACAATCTGAACAGTGAAGCAATTGACCTCATTACAGGGTCTGGATATCTCTTCTGTAATATTCAATAGATTTTCTGTCACACTTCAGAAAACCTTTGTGTAAAGCTCTTTATATCCCTGTTAGAGGtaatatcacattattatttcttcagCAACCCTTAAACAATCATCAAACTCTTCTCAGTCCTCCAGCTGTGGGCCCCAGTCGCCTGTACACGAGAGGAGGGATGCAATACCGATGGAGGCTCCATCCAGTAAATCTGACAGACTCCCAGAGGAAATTTtaaaggatggagggaggttGGAGTTAGCTCCAGTGCCAAGCCCAGCCAAAGGCCCCGCAGCTCATCTGACCAATGACAGAGACCCAGAGAGTGACTCTGGTCTGCCCGATCGCTCCTCAGAGCCCAATCAGCAGCCCCAAGCTGACACTATAGGGGGCGCTATGGAGAGCACCGTCACAGTCTCCTCCTCGCCACCCCCAGCTTTGCTCAGGCAAAGAGACTCCCCCTTGTCGCCAAAACTGAGCCGGATCCCGGTACGAGACCCCAGTGCCCCCCTGGACTCTGCGAGCAGGGACCTCAACATGGAGAGGCGTCATCGCTGGAGCAGCCCAGTCCCCGGCTCCCCCACCCActccccctctccatctctgtcctgCGACAACCTGCCCTGCGCTCTGCTCAGAGACAGGCTCTGGTCAGAGCGAGGCTCGAGGTCCGACTGCGGAGGAGAAgaccccctctctctgtcctcctcatCAGGGAGTAAAAGTAAGATCCCACGGCCGGTGAGCGCCAACTTCATACCCGAGCTGCTCACAAGCAGATTCCTGCCTCGGCCGCCTCCTGGAAAACCACCCATCCGTCCGTGTACGGACAACAGGTAAGAGCTGTGCTCTGTCAAAGGGCTTTTAAGATAATACAGATCTTTGAGCAGAAGTTGATAAGaggacttttgtttttctatttgattGAGGATAAATCTGGCGACTTGCAGCATGGAAACGTCCAACCCTACCAGTTAAAATATTCAATTATAGAGAAGTATTTAAATAATCTAAATACACTGAATGGCCACTGCTAAAAACCAGACATAGAATCAAAGTGGAGTTTGATTTGAGCGATGTTTTGTGGATAATCATTTTAGTTTATTCACAGAAATCAAGATTTGTAGAAGAGCTAGGAGGTTGAATCATTTCACAGCCTTATAATCAAAGTGCCTTGTGCTCTTGTCTCCAGAAGGCGGAGGCTAAGAGTGCGCGCCAGCAGCACCAGTGACGCAGACTTCCTCGCCAGCCTGACCCAGCTGATGCAGGACCGCAGCGGGATGCTCTTCAGCCCTCCTCCACGCCCtcgcagctcctcctcctccctgcagcgCTCGCTAAGCTCCTCCCCCTCCCGCCAGGAACTCCGCGAGGGCGTAGCACTGCAGGGGCGCAGCCGCTCTCCCTCCAGCTTGTCCGGATCACCACCTCCTCGGCACCTGCAAGACGGGTCCAGCGGGCAGCCTCAGTGGGGCCTCAGCGCCAGGGGGGGAAGGCGCCTGATCCTCGAGAGCAAAGGTTCTGGGAAAGTGAATCGATGACTGTGTTGACTCAAAAAGACTGATCACGAATCGTGCAGCTGTAGCGATAGGCTGTGTCACATCCAGTCACTGAGAGcatgtgtaaatacagtatttactcAAGAggaatgtactgtatgtaatgtaaaatgtatgataaattgtatttatttatttattcatctattgGTAGTGTCTCTTAAAATACTTGACGATGTTGCTTGATACCCGcagatgaaagaaaaagttgaaGAAAAGCTTGAGATTGCCAACTCTTACCTCTcatctcactcctcctctctgaacACTCCTTATAGGCCTAATATGagaccaaaaacatgtttaatactCGAGGGATGTAAAAATTACGCTAACTGTAGATATGTACCATTAGAAACACTCATAGAAACTGTATACTCACGGCAAGAACACTAATAGTAAAGTAAGACAAGATCAGCGTTCATGAAGATGATCAGGGCATGCAGTCCCATATCGACCTCACTCCTgttataatatgtaacaatgaATTTGCTCATTCTGGCATATCACAGTGTTGTAGTGTGCTTTTACTTTGCTAGAAAATGTTTGTCATGCAGAAGACATTGGAATTATAGAATGTAAATGTAAGTGCACACATACTTAAGTATTGTAAAAGTGCATGAGCATCATggcaaatgatttttttttttttaattcatttgtaCAATCGGTTAAatcatctgtatttttattgaacCGCTTCAGATCAAAATGCAAAGTTTTAATGTAGACCAGCAACAGcaatgtgcattttaatttcCCACGGACACGACAAGAGACAAAAGCTGAttaaaaaaggaacattttcatCATGTCTGGTGattgttgcattttattttttatcccaattttaaaaaagggacatTGAAAACATTCTAGATCTCAAAAAGTATCATTTCCTACTTTCACATGTAGACTTTATTAGGATTTAAGTTTTACTTCACCTAaatgtacttcctgtttcttcaCTCAGCCAAAGTAGAATCTAGATGTGCAGATATGTTTTGGTCTCTTTGGAGATTTCTGCCACAACTGAGTGGAATTTGGTTTGTGGCCCTCAGCACTGGAAACCaatgtttttaaactgcagcaggagCATACATTTCCAGAAACAACTACTCTAGATGACccatgtttatttctgtgttatcTCTAGAATGAgtctgcaggagaggaaaaaaaatagtCCCAAACTAAAACACAGACGAGGCAACTTTTAGCTCAGCGACACGCCCCAagagcagtggagagagagactgctgAAGAGCTGGTGACTGACTCgtgggaggggggagggggctgCAGGGGTTGGGGAGGGTCCCAGATGACAACCGCCATGAAACCAGAGTGAAATGAAGACTCCTCCACCGGTTGTGGTCACTGAGGTTTAAAATGTGAAGGGAGACAATGACTAACCAGCAGTTTAGCAGCAGTAAATGGCATAAAGAGCTCTTCTGGACACTGAAGCTCAAGAGGGATAAACCCTGAATCACTTAGGAGCTTTGACTCTAATGAAAACTGGAGTAACTGAATGAATACTAGTTGAGATGTCTAGTATGGCAGATACAGGTTGGTTAAGTACTTCGACTGCTGTACAGGAAAGAGAAACTACGACAAATGACCAGATGTCGACACAACAACCAGCAACTCAGCACAAATACTCTCACAAACCAGTCTCTCAGTCGTATCACACAATGAAATGTGGAAATGCATAGTAAATGTTTTTGAGACTTCTCATTTGAAAGTAGAGACCAAACATTTATTCTTGACCTTGAGGTGagattgtttttgtcagttGTCGTTTCCACAGTCGAGAACGAGCTTGAAATTAAAAGATTTGGGCTCAAACACTGTAGCTCAACATAATCAAAACACTGTGAGCCGGAATCCTTTGGGACAAGCTCTTTGccaaaataaatacaagcaCACGATTATACTTTTGCTTAAAAAAATCCTGAAATGTTAACGAACAAATTTTGACTTTACATTATTTCATCATTCTGACTTTGTGACATCAGATATTTTGAGTTAGGAAGAAGTAAGATACAAAGGGTCTTGATGGCtgaataaaaagtttatttacaatttataaTCACTTAACATACAGAATATTTGTTTGTCATAAAAAGCTGTATTTCCTGTTCTAACGCTATAAGAATACAGCAGTTTCTAAATATTATGTAACGAACATGCATTAAACTTTGAATGGCATGATAAAATACTTGGAGCCCTGAAGCAAGGAGCCGGCAGCGATTCCACGTCGGTGTGAGTGGATCTAAAAAGGGAGCGACGAGCTGCAGGTTTGGTTCTAGAAGAGCGGAGCGGACTGTCGGGGGTCATCTGGCAACACACTGATGGAGTCCTCTGCCTTTCCACACAGCATGCACAGCATAGTGTACTCctgcacaacacaaaacacactttatATACTGAGGAAAGGATTCGACATTAGACACGTTTACATTGAcacaaatattataatattagcAGGATTAAgagtctgaataagacactgccataGAAACAGATTTATCTGATTACCTTAAGAAGCAATTATCAAATCAAGACATGTGAAGTATTCGGATCTTAGTCTCATGTAGATGTGTATATTGTTACATGTCAACAGGAACACGAATGGAATATTCTATGAGCAACtaatgtaaacatcataatcgaAATAATGTCAGAATATTAGCATCCATGTAAACATAGCAACTGAAAACAACTAGCCATGAATTCTGTTGTATTAGGTTCAATGTCAGGTCTGAAAATAAGAATCTAACACTACTGAGTTATGGTGAATAAACCAGACAACATGACTCACCTGATATTCATCAACGACAGAGAAAGTATATTCGTGTCGGGCGATGACGTGGTCGCAGTTTTTACAAACATCTGGAAGCACAAATGAACACAAGTCAAACATATGTGAAAGATGCTGTGATGGTGGAAACATGATTATCAAACTGGTGAGTTATTATGTTGCACTTCTCCTTTCaaaactgctgctgtgacaaCCTCTGCTTCTCTTTAATGAATTTCCACAAGATTTTGGAAGctggctgcagggatttgctCTGCTTTGAGTTTGTCTGGCAGCCAGTGGCACAGATAGATGGAAATATCTACATATCAGCAAATTCTAGACGTGAATGTCTCACAGTCAGTCAAGAAAGTCAAAATATAAATAGGATGGCGTCCACAACAGGACAATTTGATTCATAACAGGCCTTAAAGAAAAGAGACTAACGGTCATATGTGACGATCTCCTCTCCGTCCTCATCCTCTGTGGCTTTATTACTGATCAGCACAAAGTCCCTCTGGTGGCAGCTGGCACAGCACAGGTAGTTCATCAGGTAGGAGCCATTCTCCAGACAGGTGTTCCCCTGAGCAGGAAATCATACGCACTTTAGTTTGAAGCAAAAGTAACAGACACACGCCTGTTTCAACAGTTTCAACACACAATCATGAAAGTTGGATTTGCTGCAGAACGGCTGTGTCATTTGAGCtgggtgttcctaataaactgccaACAAGTGGATCAACTTCCATAGAAATTATTAGAGCTCAAATGAGCCCTTTCTCAGACAAATCAGTATTGATATGAAAAAGTTTATTCTacagaataaaacaatgcagacaatatttattttcatgtttacGTACAATTATTAAACAATTATAAATTCTAAAGTTAAACTGTAATTTAGATATcgatatagatagatagatctatctatatagatatctatctctctctctctctctctctctctctctctctatctatctatcctctctctctctctatccatccatccatctatcctctctatctctcctctatctatctatctatccatccatgtaccctctctctctctctctctctctctgtctctctatcatccatccatgtaccctctctctctctctctctctctctctctctatcaatcatctatctatctaactatccCCTCTATCGCTCTATCCATCCataccctctctctctttctatctatctctcctccccctctatcctctttctctttctatctatcatctctctcttaatctatctatctagattAACAGAGGGACAAATCAATACACGATCTGTagaagaggagagcaggaaATACACCACAAGTCAAATGTTCGCCTGAACTTAAAACCTATTTAGCTCGTGTAGTTGATCCAAGGCATCATGGCCGTTACAGCATCACAGTCTCCGGAGGTTGGTTAAGTTACCAAAGTAGAACTCACCCTGTCCGGGTATTCTTTGTGCACGCAGCCGTTACACATCTTCaatttcactttatttccaACGTAAATAAACGAAAAACAGCAGCGGAGAAAGCGTAAACCTCTACTTCCGCACTGACGCGCCCTGCTGGTTATTAGATCTGCAAAACATCCGCACCGCTAAATCCTCACGTCATATGCTATGTAGATCTGCGGGAAAAAAACCGGCGCTGCCGTCAAACGCTCCGTGGACGTAAAATAAACATGGCGGCTGAATGGGCAGCGGGTCCTGTCGTCATGTGAAATTTACCTGATGGTCAAACGTCACGTGTTCACAACTTGAACCTTTGAAGTTTTCAAGTGCAATTTGTCAAGAGAATCACCCAGAATGCCCCTCGGTTAGCTCAGCTGCTAACTGCTACATCTGAGTCCAGTTCTCATTGAGTTCAGGTGAGTTGTGGAAAcgttgtgctgctgtttcttttAAACTTTAGACTCaatgtttactgtgttttcttgtttataAAGTAAAAGACAACAGTAGAATACATTACAGCTGCTCTGTTTACTCCCTGTGCTGCAGGCTGTTGTGCTAAAGCTCCTTTGTttacatgtgtctgtctgttgctTGCTCCACAGAGATGTCAGTGGTTCCAACCCCTCAAGGGGCTGTGGGTAAAAAGCCCGTGAAGAAAAAGGGCAAGaagaaaccacagcagcagcagcagagcgagAGGCTCACCCAGTGTATCCTGTGTCGAAAGTCCTTTTCAAGACGTGTGAGTGACTTTACCAAGATGTTTACATGTGGAGCAGCACATGGATCCTTCTCACCTGCTCTTTATTCTCTCTGACACAGGAAGCACACGAGCACATGCACGGGATGCTGCACCACAGGGAGCTGGAGTCAGCGCTGGGCAGGTGAGTCCAGTCcgtcaaatgaaaacatcttaaTCCGTTAAATTGATGATATATAACAGTATTTAGTAGAATGGTTGCCTCTGTCAAAGCTGATCTCTTTCTCtcgcactgacacacaaacacctcggACACAAACTGGatgaaaacaacataatttggtctttgtgaacaAAAATTTGATCCGTTAAATTCTGTGGTATTGTTCTGAAAACTCGGGTGTAATATCAGCTGTAGTATTTGTTTTGATCCAAAACCTTTCCCCACAATCTTAAAAGCCGAGATTTTGACATCTACTTATAtctgacaaatgttttctgattttatgtCCTTCGATGAACAGGGATGTGTTTCACGAATGCCAGGCGTGTAAGGTGTACGCGATGGGTTTGTACGACTACACCCAGCACATCTCCACTCCGCTACACAGAGCCAAGTTGCAGGGCTTGATGTCTAGAAACACAAAGCCTCTTCCTCTGGTTAAGACTCTGAGCCAGGAAGCCATCTCCCGGATCCGAGAGAGAAATAAGACACTGAAGAAAGAGGAGTAAGAATTTCACCTATATGTCATTATGATATTGtatgtttcatttgaatgagTGTTTTGGCCCTTGGATGGGTCTCTGGGTATCTGGAGACAGTATCACGACAATCACAAAGATTTTAGGGAGTCAGTGtcaaagagaaaattaaatgtTCAATGATTTGGAATGGTGGCATCAACCAATAACCTGGTGTGTCgagataaaaataaactagCTGTATGGAAGAATGTACAGGGTTCTCACAAAGCCATCAACCTTCCTCTTCATACCTATAAACAAGCAGCAAATTGAGACAATGCAGCACAGCAGACAGGCAGCACGGGGAATACAGGAGCTGGAATTCCACAAGCACAGTCTTTTATTGAGGACACAGAATTGTGATAGGCCAGTCTGGGGGAGAGGGGAGTAATGAGCAGCATGACCAGTCACAGGTGGAGACCAATCATGGTGATTCAACcacgagaggaggaggaaaaaaacaggagcaaagaaaatacacaacaaacacactgctcCTGCGAGGCACATAACAATGACTATGACTCTCTCCATCACAGGAAGAAacaaaagggaaaga includes:
- the ttbk2b gene encoding tau-tubulin kinase 2b isoform X1 — protein: MSGAAEHADILSVADVVRDRWKVARKIGGGGFGEIYEVLDQLSQATVALKVESAQQPKQVLKMEVAVLKKLQGKDHVCRFVGCGRNDRFNYVVMELQGRNLADLRRTMSRGTFSVSTTLRLGRQILEAIESIHSVGFLHRDIKPSNFAMGRLASTCRCCYMLDFGLARQFTNSSQEVRPPRPVAGFRGTVRYASINAHKNKEMGRHDDLWSLFYMLVEFMVGQLPWRKIKDKEQVGNLKETYDHRLMLKHLPSEFTAFLDHILTLDYFTKPDYQLLMSIFDNAMKSHNVLENDPYDWEKCDSGDMLSITGTATTAQQLTRLTPAYMGMANASVLPGELQRENTEDVLLGERLSDADNCPPIPTPTTPGADVWEEMDRNLNHKHAQQIIRKVVSEDEHSQNQGNQSPNTGSVQSSPRRVRSETMFLERAAPLLRRIRHSQSLAFEKRLAPEPKPTIERFLEAYLGKQRSSLSQVGEKSIPEQPHRQQTPEEHSGTGTPDPEEGAASSGFVAVNLSPVPQEGDSQEWVMLELEQGSGSRPSAEAPHEDKSAETKNQDGQSAAVPTSPVLSQMAMPGTWLLGHRRLPGMLGQMPSVIMGRPQMDQSSSCGPQSPVHERRDAIPMEAPSSKSDRLPEEILKDGGRLELAPVPSPAKGPAAHLTNDRDPESDSGLPDRSSEPNQQPQADTIGGAMESTVTVSSSPPPALLRQRDSPLSPKLSRIPVRDPSAPLDSASRDLNMERRHRWSSPVPGSPTHSPSPSLSCDNLPCALLRDRLWSERGSRSDCGGEDPLSLSSSSGSKSKIPRPVSANFIPELLTSRFLPRPPPGKPPIRPCTDNRRRRLRVRASSTSDADFLASLTQLMQDRSGMLFSPPPRPRSSSSSLQRSLSSSPSRQELREGVALQGRSRSPSSLSGSPPPRHLQDGSSGQPQWGLSARGGRRLILESKGSGKVNR
- the ttbk2b gene encoding tau-tubulin kinase 2b isoform X2 — encoded protein: MSGAAEHADILSVADVVRDRWKVARKIGGGGFGEIYEVLDQLSQATVALKVESAQQPKQVLKMEVAVLKKLQGKDHVCRFVGCGRNDRFNYVVMELQGRNLADLRRTMSRGTFSVSTTLRLGRQILEAIESIHSVGFLHRDIKPSNFAMGRLASTCRCCYMLDFGLARQFTNSSQEVRPPRPVAGFRGTVRYASINAHKNKEMGRHDDLWSLFYMLVEFMVGQLPWRKIKDKEQVGNLKETYDHRLMLKHLPSEFTAFLDHILTLDYFTKPDYQLLMSIFDNAMKSHNVLENDPYDWEKCDSGDMLSITGTATTAQQLTRLTPAYMGMANASVLPGELQRENTEDVLLGERLSDADNCPPIPTPTTPGADVWEEMDRNLNHKHAQQIIRKVVSEDEHSQNQGNQSPNTGSVQSSPRRVRSETMFLERAAPLLRRIRHSQSLAFEKRLAPEPKPTIERFLEAYLGKQRSSLSQVGEKSIPEQPHRQQTPEEHSGTGTPDPEEGAASSGFVAVNLSPVPQEGDSQEWVMLELEQGSGSRPSAEAPHEDKSAETKNQDGQSAAVPTSPVLSQMAMPGTWLLGHRRLPGMLGQMPSVIMGRPQMDQSSSCGPQSPVHERRDAIPMEAPSSKSDRLPEEILKDGGRLELAPVPSPAKGPAAHLTNDRDPESDSGLPDRSSEPNQQPQADTIGGAMESTVTVSSSPPPALLRQRDSPLSPKLSRIPVRDPSAPLDSASRDLNMERRHRWSSPVPGSPTHSPSPSLSCDNLPCALLRDRLWSERGSRSDCGGEDPLSLSSSSGSKSKIPRPVSANFIPELLTSRFLPRPPPGKPPIRPCTDNRRRLRVRASSTSDADFLASLTQLMQDRSGMLFSPPPRPRSSSSSLQRSLSSSPSRQELREGVALQGRSRSPSSLSGSPPPRHLQDGSSGQPQWGLSARGGRRLILESKGSGKVNR
- the churc1 gene encoding protein Churchill, with the protein product MCNGCVHKEYPDRGNTCLENGSYLMNYLCCASCHQRDFVLISNKATEDEDGEEIVTYDHVCKNCDHVIARHEYTFSVVDEYQEYTMLCMLCGKAEDSISVLPDDPRQSAPLF